The Fimbriimonas ginsengisoli Gsoil 348 genome window below encodes:
- the tmk gene encoding dTMP kinase, with translation MFITFEGPEGAGKSTALRAVAERLREAGRAVLTTREPGAGEFGGRIREILLHGDEMPAESELFLFLADRASHVRRVIRPALERGEWVLCDRYADSTLVYQAYVRRLDADFVRRANRFATGGLVPDRTFLLDLDPEIGLARLTSRDRLDAQPIEFHRAVRAGFLNLASEEPHRWRILDASSDPKIVIEAILNEI, from the coding sequence ATGTTTATCACGTTCGAGGGGCCGGAGGGAGCAGGGAAGAGTACGGCTTTGCGGGCGGTCGCCGAGCGGCTGCGGGAGGCGGGGCGGGCGGTCCTGACGACTCGGGAGCCCGGGGCGGGCGAGTTCGGGGGGCGGATTCGGGAGATCCTTTTGCATGGGGACGAGATGCCGGCGGAGTCGGAGCTGTTCTTGTTCTTGGCCGATCGGGCGAGCCATGTAAGGCGCGTGATTAGGCCGGCCTTGGAGCGAGGGGAATGGGTGCTCTGCGACCGGTATGCCGACTCCACGCTCGTGTACCAGGCGTATGTCCGAAGGTTGGACGCGGATTTTGTTCGACGGGCGAACCGGTTTGCCACGGGCGGGCTCGTTCCGGATCGAACGTTCTTACTGGACTTAGACCCGGAGATCGGTCTGGCGCGGCTGACTTCCCGAGACCGGCTGGATGCCCAGCCGATCGAGTTTCACCGGGCCGTTCGTGCCGGGTTCTTGAATTTAGCAAGCGAAGAGCCTCACCGCTGGCGTATTCTGGATGCAAGCTCGGATCCAAAGATCGTCATCGAAGCGATTCTAAACGAGATCTAG
- a CDS encoding SPFH domain-containing protein: protein MVNPLPLIVFILLAVAGVFAVHPGAANPASAGLYFLWLLASLIIASAFRVAAQWEKALIFRLGRFQAVKGPGMFTVLPLVDQVRIVDTRILTLEIPRQEAITKDNVPVTLDGVIFLRVNEPKDAIMQVQNYQHAIRQYAQTALRDVVGAATLDEILADREALGKRIEEMVESEVIGWGLEVAAIRIQDILLPEDLKRVMARQASAEREKRANITKSEGDRLAAENLAAAASTMAASPGALQLRSLQTLDSLGNSPSNTVVLAVPVEVMTALQAIPKLVNQSAVVENKPKEIEKAPPAPLAEGFFRSQPKVDAEETDLEDRA from the coding sequence ATGGTTAATCCGCTTCCACTGATCGTTTTCATTTTGTTGGCGGTTGCGGGGGTGTTCGCCGTACACCCGGGAGCCGCCAATCCGGCCTCAGCCGGCCTGTACTTCCTGTGGCTTTTGGCCTCGTTGATTATCGCCTCGGCGTTTCGGGTCGCGGCCCAATGGGAGAAGGCGCTGATCTTCCGCCTAGGACGGTTTCAGGCGGTCAAGGGACCGGGGATGTTTACGGTCCTTCCGCTGGTCGATCAGGTGAGAATCGTCGACACCCGCATCCTCACCTTGGAAATCCCCCGGCAAGAGGCGATTACCAAGGACAACGTGCCAGTGACCCTCGATGGGGTGATCTTCCTTCGGGTCAACGAGCCGAAGGACGCGATTATGCAGGTTCAGAACTACCAGCACGCGATCCGTCAGTACGCGCAAACCGCCCTCCGAGACGTCGTTGGCGCGGCGACCCTGGACGAGATCCTCGCCGACCGGGAAGCGCTGGGAAAGCGGATCGAGGAGATGGTGGAGTCGGAGGTGATTGGGTGGGGACTCGAAGTCGCCGCGATCCGAATCCAGGACATTCTGTTGCCGGAGGACCTCAAGCGGGTGATGGCCCGCCAGGCTTCGGCGGAACGCGAGAAACGGGCGAATATCACGAAGTCCGAAGGGGACCGGCTCGCGGCGGAAAACCTCGCGGCGGCGGCTTCGACGATGGCTGCCTCACCGGGCGCTTTGCAACTGCGTTCGCTGCAGACCCTCGATTCGCTTGGTAACTCACCTTCGAACACGGTCGTCTTGGCCGTTCCGGTCGAGGTTATGACGGCGCTTCAGGCGATTCCCAAGTTGGTCAACCAATCGGCGGTCGTGGAGAACAAGCCAAAAGAGATCGAAAAAGCGCCGCCGGCGCCGCTCGCCGAGGGATTCTTCCGCAGTCAGCCAAAGGTCGACGCCGAGGAAACTGATCTGGAGGATAGAGCGTAG